The DNA sequence GTCGATACCCATACCTAAAGTTGTTAATGCAGGGGTTCCTAAACGTATGCCTGAAGTATCCCATTTACCGATAGTATCAGAAGGTAGTGAATTCCGATTCACAGCAATCCCTACAGAACTTAGTATATCTTCAGCTACCTTTCCAGAAATTCCTAAAGCACTTAAGTCTATCACCATCATATGATTATCTGTTCCATCTGTCAAAAGACGAAGTCCATGACTTAAAAACCGTTCTGCTAATTGACGAGCATTACTTACTACTTGATGAGCATATTTCTTGAAATCTACAGAGAGAGCTTCCTTTAAAGCTATAGTCTTAGCAGCAATGACGTGAGGCAAAGGGCCTCCCATCATCAAAGGACACGCCTTATTAAGCGTACCCTCATACTCTTGAGTTGCTAAAACCAATCCTCCTCGAGGCCCTCTCAATGTTTTGTGTGTTGTTGTTGTTACTATATCTGCATAGGGAATCGGATTTTCCTGATCAACAAAAACTCCTCCAGCAACTAGCCCTGCAAAATGTGCCATGTCTACCCAAAGTATAGCTCCACAATCCTCAGCAATTTGTTTTAAAGTTGCAAAATTTAATCTTCGGGAATACGAAGAGTAGCCCGCAATTAGGACCGTAGGCTTATATTGGTTTGCTAAACGAGAGATTGTAGTGTAATCAAAACGCTCGCTATTTGGATCAACATCATAAGGAAGGCAACGCATTAGCTTAGACATCACGTTCAAACGTACATTCCCATGGGTCAGATGGCCACCAGAATTTAATGAAGGTCCCAAACAAATGCAAGAGGACATTTCAGCTTTAAGTCGGGTGTATTCTTCTTCTGTTAAATCATTGATAGTTTTATAACCCAATTTCTTTACAGCTGGGCTTTGAACTTTATGAGTTAAGATAGCCATAATAGCTAATAAATTAGCATCGGCTCCAGAATGGGGCTGAACAAAAGCACAGCCTGAGGCAAAAAGTTCCTTGGCTGTCTCTACACACTCCCACTCAATAGCATCTACATTTTCACAACAGGAGTAGAAACGCTTAAAAGGACTTCCCTCACAATATTTATCCGTAAGCAAATTCCCCATAGCCAACTGCACAGAGAGCG is a window from the Chlamydia serpentis genome containing:
- a CDS encoding glycine hydroxymethyltransferase, whose translation is MVSLLHKFLENASGKKGQSLASTAYLAALDHLLNAFPSIGERIIDELKSQRSHLKMIASENYSSLSVQLAMGNLLTDKYCEGSPFKRFYSCCENVDAIEWECVETAKELFASGCAFVQPHSGADANLLAIMAILTHKVQSPAVKKLGYKTINDLTEEEYTRLKAEMSSCICLGPSLNSGGHLTHGNVRLNVMSKLMRCLPYDVDPNSERFDYTTISRLANQYKPTVLIAGYSSYSRRLNFATLKQIAEDCGAILWVDMAHFAGLVAGGVFVDQENPIPYADIVTTTTHKTLRGPRGGLVLATQEYEGTLNKACPLMMGGPLPHVIAAKTIALKEALSVDFKKYAHQVVSNARQLAERFLSHGLRLLTDGTDNHMMVIDLSALGISGKVAEDILSSVGIAVNRNSLPSDTIGKWDTSGIRLGTPALTTLGMGIDEMQEVADIVVKVLRNIHLSHHVEGNANKNKGELPEAIAQEARDRVRNLLLRFPLYPEIDLEALV